A genomic window from Camelus ferus isolate YT-003-E chromosome 9, BCGSAC_Cfer_1.0, whole genome shotgun sequence includes:
- the SYMPK gene encoding LOW QUALITY PROTEIN: symplekin (The sequence of the model RefSeq protein was modified relative to this genomic sequence to represent the inferred CDS: deleted 1 base in 1 codon) has product MAGSSGDSVTRRSVASQFFTQEEGPGIDGMTTSERVVDLLNQAALITNDSKITVLKQVQELIINKDPTLLDNFLDEIIAFQADKSIEVRKFVIGFIEEACKRDIELLLKLIANLNMLLRDENVNVVKKAILTMTQLYKVALQWMVKSRVISELQEACWDMVSAMAGDIILLLDSDNDGIRTHAIKFVEGLIVTLSPRMADSEVPRRQEHDISLDRIPRDHPYIQYNVLWEEGKAALEQLLKFMVHPAISSINLTTALGSLANIARQRPMFMSEVIQAYETLHANLPPTLAKSQVSSVRKNLKLHLLSVLKHPASLEFQAQITTLLVDLGTPQAEIARNMPSGKDARKRPRDDSDSTLKKMKLEPNLGEDDEDKDLEPGPSGTSKASAQISGQSDTDITAEFLQPLLTPDNVANLVLISMVYLPEVMPASFQAIYTPVESAGTEAQIKHLARLMATQMTAAGLGPGVEQTKQYKEEPKEEKVVKPESVLIKRRLSAQGQAISVVGSLSSMSALEEEAPQAKRRPEPIIPVTQPRLAGAGGRKKIFRLSDVLKPLTDAQVEAMKLGAVKRILRAEKAVACSGAAQVRIKILASLVTQFDSGLKAEVLSFILEDVRARLDLAFAWLYQEYNAYLAAGATGTLDKYEDCLIRLLSGLQEKPDQKDGIFTKVVLEAPLITESALEVIRKYCEDESRTYLGMSTLRDLIFKRPSRQFQYLHVLLDLSSHEKDKVRSQALLFIKRMYEKEQLREYVEKFALNYLQLLVHPNPPSVLFGADKDTEVAAPWTEETVKQCLYLYLALLPQNHKLIHELAAVYTEAIADIKRTVLRVIEQPIRGMGMNSPELLLLVENCPKGAETLVTRCLHSLTDKVPPSPELVKRVRDLYHKRLPDVRFLIPVLNGLEKKEVIQALPKLIKLNPIVVKEVFNRLLGTQHGEGNSALSPLNPGELLIALHNIDSAKCDMKSIIKATNLCFAERNVYTSEVLAVVMQQLMEQSPLPMLLMRTVIQSLTMYPRLGGFVMNILSRLIMKQVWKYPKVWEGFIKCCQRTKPQSFQVILQLPPQQLGAVFDKCPELREPLLAHVRSFTPHQQAHIPNSIMTILEASGKQEPETKETPAGPLEEDDLEPLALAPPPAPRPPQDLIGLRLAQEKALKRQLEEEQKLKPGGVGAPSSSSSLSSSSARPGPPQPEEAIDFREEGPECETPAIFISMDDDSGLTEAALLDSSLEGPLPKEVAAGGLISKEERSPQTLTPAGEDTLKTPSPTVEEAGEPETKGNS; this is encoded by the exons ATGGCAGGCAGCAGTGGGGACAGCGTCACCCGCCGGAGCGTGGCATCACAGTTTTTCACACAAGAGGAGGGGCCGGGCATTGATGGCATGACCACCTCAGAGAGA GTGGTGGATCTCCTGAACCAGGCAGCACTGATCACCAATGATTCAAAGATCACGGTGCTCAAACAG GTCCAGGAACTGATCATCAACAAAGATCCCACACTACTGGACAACTTCCTGGAT GAGATCATCGCATTCCAAGCAGACAAGTCGATTGAAGTGCGCAAATTTGTCATCGGCTTCATTGAGGAGGCATG CAAGCGAGACATTGAGTTGCTGCTGAAACTGATTGCGAACCTCAACATGCTTTTAAGAGATGAGAATGTGAATGTGGTGAAGAAGGCCATCCTCACCATGACCCAGCTCTACAAGGTGGCCCTGCAG TGGATGGTGAAGTCACGGGTGATCAGTGAGCTCCAGGAGGCCTGCTGGGACATGGTGTCTGCCATGGCTGGGGACATCATCCTGCTGTTGGACTCTGACAATGACGGCATCCGTACCCACGCCATCAAGTTTGTGGAGGGCCTCATCGTCACCCTGTCACCCCGAATGGCTGACTCGGAAGTGCCCCGACGCCAGGAGCATGACATCAGCCTGGACCGCATCCCTCGTGACCATCCCTACATCCAGTACA ATGTGCTGTGGGAAGAAGGCAAGGCAGCCTTAGAGCAGCTGCTCAAGTTCATGGTGCACCCCGCTATCTCCTCCATCAACCTGAccacagccctgggctccctcGCCAATATTGCCCGCCAGAGACCCATGTTTATGTCTGAGGTGATTCAGGCTTACGAAACCCTGCACG CCAACCTGCCCCCAACGCTGGCCAAATCTCAGGTGAGCAGCGTGCGTAAGAACCTCAAGTTGCACCTGTTGAGTGTGCTGAAGCACCCAGCCTCCTTGGAGTTCCAGGCTCAGATCACCACCCTGCTGGTAGACCTGGGCACACCTCAGGCTGAGATCGCCCGCAATATGCCCAGTGGCAAGGATGCCCGCAAGCGGCCCCGAGACGACTCAGATTCCACGCTCAAGAAGATGAAGCTGG AGCCCAACCTGGGGGAAGACGACGAGGACAAGGACTTGGAGCCAGGCCCCTCAGGGACCTCGAAGGCCTCTGCCCAGATCTCCGGCCAGTCAGACACAGACATCACAGCTGAGTTCCTACAGCCTCTGCTGACGCCGGACAATGTGGCCAATCTG GTCCTCATCAGCATGGTGTACCTGCCTGAGGTCATGCCCGCCTCCTTCCAAGCCATCTACACCCCAGTGGAGTCAGCAGGCACTGAAGCCCAGATCAAACACCTGGCTCGGCTCATGGCCACACAGATGACAGCCGCAGGACTGGGGCCAG GGGTGGAGCAGACCAAACAGTACAAAGAGGAGCCCAAGGAGGAGAAGGTGGTGAAGCCGGAAAGCGTCCTGATCAAGCGACGCCTGTCAGCCCAGGGCCAGGCGATCTCGGTGGTGGGCTCCCTGAGTTCCATGTCCGCTCTGGAGGAGGAGGCACCCCAGGCCAAGAGGAGGCCAGAGCCCATCATCCCTGTCACGCAGCCCCG GCTGGCAGGTGCCGGAGGGCGTAAGAAAATCTTCCGTCTGAGCGATGTGCTGAAGCCCCTGACTGACGCCCAGGTTGAGGCCATGAAGCTGGGCGCTGTGAAGCGGATCCTACGGGCTGAGAAGGCTGTGGCGTGCAGCGGGGCTGCCCAG GTGCGCATAAAGATCCTGGCTAGCCTGGTGACTCAGTTCGACTCGGGCCTGAAGGCTGAGGTCCTGTCCTTCATCCTGGAGGATGTGCGGGCCCGCCTGGACCTGGCCTTCGCCTGGCTCTACCAGGAGTACAACGCCTACCTAGCAGCTGGTGCCACGGGCACCCTGGACAAGTATGAGGACTGCCTCATCCGCCTGCTCTCCGGCCTGCAGGAGAAGCCAGACCAGAAGGATGG GATCTTCACCAAGGTTGTACTAGAGGCACCACTGATCACCGAGAGCGCCTTGGAGGTGATTCGCAAGTACTGCGAGGATGAG AGTCGCACCTACCTGGGCATGTCCACTCTTCGAGACCTGATCTTCAAGCGCCCGTCCCGCCAGTTCCAGTACCTGCATGTTCTGCTAGACCTCAGCTCCCATGAGAAGGACAAG GTGCGTTCCCAAGCCTTGCTGTTCATCAAGCGCATGTACGAGAAGGAACAGCTGCGAGAGTATGTGGAGAAATTTGCCCTTAACTACCTGCAGCTCTTGGTCCACCCCAATCCACCATCTGTGCTGTTTGGAGCCGACAAGGACACAG AGGTGGCAGCGCCCTGGACCGAGGAGACAGTGAAGCAGTGTTTGTACCTCTACCTGGCCCTCCTGCCTCAGAACCACAAGCTGATCCACGAGCTGGCAGCCGTGTACACTGAAGCCATCGCTGACATCAAGAGGACAGTGCTGAGGGTCATCGAACAGCCG ATCCGAGGAATGGGCATGAACTCGCCAGAGCTGCTCTTGCTGGTGGAAAACTGTCCCAAGGGGGCAGAGACACTGGTCACACGATGTCTGCACAGCCTCACGGACAAAG TCCCACCCTCCCCGGAGCTGGTGAAGCGGGTCAGGGATCTCTACCACAAGCGACTGCCAGACGTCCGCTTCCTCATCCCTGTGCTCAATGGGCTGGAAAAG AAAGAAGTGATCCAGGCCCTGCCAAAGCTCATCAAACTCAACCCCATAGTGGTGAAAGAGGTCTTCAACCGCCTGCTGGGCACCCAGCATG GTGAAGGGAACTCGGCCTTGTCCCCCCTGAACCCTGGAGAGCTTCTGATCGCC TTACACAACATTGACTCGGCAAAGTGTGACATGAAGTCTATCATCAAAG CCACCAACCTGTGCTTTGCGGAGCGGAACGTGTACACATCGGAGGTGCTGGCCGTGGTGATGCAGCAGCTGATGGAGCAGAGTCCCCTGCCCATGCTGCTCATGAGGACCGTCATCCAGTCCCTGACCATGTACCCCCGCCTGGGGGGCTTCGTCATGAACATCCTGTCCCGCCTCATCATGAAGCAG GTGTGGAAGTATCCCAAGGTGTGGGAGGGCTTCATCAAATGCTGTCAGCGCACCAAGCCCCAGAGCTTCCAGGTCATCCTGCAGCTCCCACCCCAGCAGCTGGGTGCCGTCTTTGACAAGTGCCCAGAGCTCCGGGAGCCCCTGCTGGCCCACGTCCGCTCCTTCACTCCCCACCAG CAAGCACACATCCCCAACTCCATCATGACCATCCTGGAGGCCAGCGGCAAGCAGGAGCCAGAGACTAAGGAAACACCTGCCGGGCCCCTGGAAGAG GATGACTTAGAGCCCCTGGCTCTGGCACCACCCCCGGCCCCCCGGCCCCCTCAAGACCTGATCGGCCTGCGGCTGGCCCAGGAGAAGGCCTTAAAgcggcagctggaggaggaacAGAAGCTGAAGCCTGGGGGTGTGGGAGCcccctcctcgtcctcctcgttGTCCTCTTCCTCAGCCCGgccaggccctccccagcccGAGGAAGCCATTGATTTCCGGGAGGAGGGGCCTGAGTGTGAGACCCCGGCCATTTTTATCAGCATGGATGATGACTCGGGGCTGACGGAGGCTGCACTGCTGGACTCTAGTCTTGAGGGACCCCTACCTAAG GAAGTGGCAGCGGGCGGATTGATTTCAAAGGAGGAGCGGAGCCCCCAGACCCTCACCCCTGCCGGAGAAGACACCCTAaagacccccagccccaccgtGGAGGAAGCCGGGGAACCTGAGACCAAGGGGAACAGCTGA